The following are encoded together in the Lathyrus oleraceus cultivar Zhongwan6 chromosome 3, CAAS_Psat_ZW6_1.0, whole genome shotgun sequence genome:
- the LOC127129223 gene encoding protein yippee-like At3g08990: MGRLFLIDLERDFYSCKHCQTPFALAEHLISRAFYCPYGQAYRFDKVVNVSFGEREEQIIIPGLCSTTIDIYCVKCGSILGWKYESDHVENQGYRYRLVIARSKILGPGEDPNVPPLEDA, translated from the exons ATGGGAAGACTTTTCTTGATCGATCTTGAACGAGACTTCTACAGCTGCAAGCATTGCCAGACGCCTTTTGCCCTTGCTGAACATCTCATTTCAAGG GCTTTTTATTGCCCTTATGGACAGGCTTATCGTTTTGATAAAGT TGTGAATGTTTCATTCGGAGAGAGAGAAGAACAGATAATCATCCCAGGATTGTGTTCTACAACCATCGACATATACTGCGTTAAATGCGGGTCCATTCTTGGATGGAAATAT gagTCTGATCACGTAGAGAATCAAGGGTACAGATACAGGCTTGTCATTGCAAG GTCAAAGATATTGGGGCCTGGTGAAGACCCGAACGTACCACCTCTTGAAGATGCTTGA